In one window of Camelina sativa cultivar DH55 chromosome 15, Cs, whole genome shotgun sequence DNA:
- the LOC104748795 gene encoding uncharacterized protein LOC104748795 — MDEVAWFGRWADNGLKGLDNSRRFKPTHGKGNPREMETREVGIRSEHRNQEINTLGRYRSLVNCLSYGYGFYCNMNDGWSKRFRRLSMMAPNTRNSANTSARPGVGGNTEEAPNTAAVNVEQVGARTGTETGGHGTQGVGTRAIPVGGTGANATANVGMGQVLEILVQILNQMTPPQAANPPVLNVVPVVAAPSYLTIMDHMLKLGTQYISRGANPTEADEWRSRLERNFDSVRCPMEYRKDIATHYLSGEAHAWWTGMANRMVNPNCSWETFRGLFLAKYFSQEAIDRLESEFLDFKQGDRSMREYETEFNRLKRYGGNEMVEEQVQIRRFLRGMRVGVRNRCMIRNFGSLVELVEKAAMLEDGLAEEARQNRRGITVQQAPMVKTEPGTGSKHTGSRKPTSKDSVRLCPTCRKRHSGQCRQLMDTCFDCGEKGHMASSCPERGSDTRVCYQCGQPGHNPPDCPQLGTQGQKRASEVLPLPPPPKRPAIMPRVYSIADGQVEASTSQQITGILLIGGVETHVMFDTGATHCFVSPDMIGKGGFRKEPRDHFGLVQAAGGQVMFTYGVVRSISVMVSGMDMLADLVICQVKAHDVILGMDWLSKHQAHLDCYRGCVLFETAKGMLEYQGISPLSGNLLVSATQAEQLISNGCEAYLASIMIEEVGTGTGLSKIPVVREYESVFGPLSGLPPSRSDPFTIELEPGTAPISKASYRMAPAEMAELKKQLGELMEMGFVRPSSSPWGAPVLFVKKKDGTFRLCIDYRGLNKVTVKNRYPLPRIDELLDQLRGATYFSKIDLASGYHQIPIEESDIRKTAFRTRYGHYEFVVMPFGLTNAPAAFMKLMNNVFREHLDEFLIVFIDDILVYSKMSKEEHAAHLRIVLEKLKEQKLFAKLSKCSFWKREIGFLGHVVSDKGVSVDQEKIRSIAEWPRPWNASEIRSFLGLAGYYRRFVKGFASMAQPLTKLTGKDEPYVWSAECEKSFSRLKDMLTSAPVLALPDPDESYVVYTDASGQGLGCVLMQNGKVIAYASRQLRKHEANYPTHNLEMAAVVFALKIWRSYLYGGKVQIYTDHKSLQYIFTQSELNLRQRRWMELVADYDLEISYHPGKANLVADALSRRGSAISAEKEVEDLVGMIRI, encoded by the exons ATGGACGAGGTggcatggtttggccgatgGGCCGATAATGGACTAAAAGGACTCGATAACTCGCGGAGATTTAAGCCGACTCACGGGaaaggaaacccgagagaaatggaaactcgtg aagTGGGGATCAGATCCGAGCATAGAAACCAAGAGATCAACACCTTAGGTCGAtaccgaag TCTCGTTAATTGCTTGTCTTATGGTTATGgtttctattgcaatatgaatgatGGTTGGTCTAAGAGATTTAGGCGACTATCCATG ATGGCACCTAACACTCGCAACTCGGCTAATACCTCGGCTAGACCAGGAGTCGGAGGGAACACTGAGGAAGCACCGAACACTGCTGCGGTGAATGTTGAGCAAGTGGGTGCGAGGACCGGGACGGAAACCGGAGGGCATGGAACCCAGGGAGTCGGTACGAGAGCGATACCAGTAGGGGGTACGGGTGCTAATGCGACTGCGAACGTGGGGATGGGGCAAGTATTGGAGATCTTGGTCCAAATACTGAACCAAATGACACCACCTCAGGCCGCAAACCCGCCTGTACTCAATGTGGTGCCAGTGGTGGCAGCTCCTTCGTACTTGACTATCATGGATCACATGCTCAAGTTGGGTACGCAGTACATTAGTAGAGGAGCGAATCCGACCGAGGCTGATGAATGGAGAAGTCGCCTCGAAAGGAACTTCGACTCGGTGCGTTGTCCGATGGAGTATCGGAAGGACATCGCTACCCACTACCTGTCTGGGGAAGCCCATGCGTGGTGGACAGGCATGGCAAACCGTATGGTCAACCCGAATTGTTCATGGGAAACTTTTCGTGGGTTGTTTCTTGCGAAATACTTTTCGCAAGAAGCTATCGACCGTCTTGAGTCGGAATTTCTAGACTTCAAGCAAGGGGACCGGTCCATGCGAGAGTATGAGACCGAGTTCAACCGGCTCAAGAGGTACGGTGGAAATGAGATGGTAGAGGAGCAAGTTCAGATTCGTCGGTTCTTGCGGGGCATGAGAGTGGGCGTCCGGAACCGGTGTATGATTCGGAACTTCGGGAGTCTTGTTGAGTTGGTGGAGAAGGCGGCCATGTTGGAGGACGGACTGGCTGAGGAAGCTCGGCAGAATCGTAGAGGAATCACGGTGCAGCAGGCGCCGATGGTGAAAACTGAACCGGGAACCGGGAGTAAGCACACTGGGAGTCGGAAACCTACGAGTAAGGACAGTGTGCGCTTGTGTCCGACTTGCCGTAAGAGACACTCGGGTCAGTGTCGGCAGTTAATGGACACTTGTTTCGATTGCGGTGAGAAGGGTCACATGGCAAGCAGCTGTCCAGAGAGGGGGAGCGACACACGAGTGTGCTACCAATGTGGACAGCCGGGTCACAATCCGCCGGATTGTCCGCAGTTGGGGACGCAAGGGCAGAAACGGGCCAGCGAGGTGCTGCCGTTGCCACCACCGCCGAAACGGCCGGCGATTATGCCTAGAGTGTATTCGATCGCGGACGGGCAGGTGGAAGCGAGCACTTCACAGCAGATCACTG GGATCTTACTCATAGGCGGTGTGGAAACTCATGTGATGTTTGACACTGGGGCTACACATTGTTTTGTGAGTCCGGATATGATTGGTAAAGGAGGTTTCCGGAAGGAACCCAGGGATCATTTTGGTTTAGTGCAAGCAGCGGGCGGTCAAGTGATGTTTACGTACGGGGTGGTACGTAGCATTTCGGTCATGGTAAGCGGTATGGATATGCTGGCAGACTTAGTCATATGCCAAGTGAAGGCACATGATGTGATATTGGGTATGGATTGGCTAAGCAAACACCAAGCTCACTTGGACTGCTACCGCGGGTGTGTACTGTTTGAAACTGCGAAAGGGATGTTAGAATATCAGGGCATCAGTCCATTGTCGGGAAACCTTTTGGTCTCGGCGACGCAGGCTGAGCAGTTAATCAGTAATGGGTGCGAAGCTTACTTGGCTTCGATCATGATAGAGGAAGTAGGCACGGGTACGGGACTATCAAAGATACCAGTGGTACGAGAGTATGAAAGTGTGTTCGGACCCTTGTCCGGGTTACCACCATCACGGTCAGATCCGTTCACTATCGAGTTGGAACCTGGTACGGCTCCAATATCGAAGGCTTCGTATCGCATGGCACCGGCAGAGATGGCAGAGTTAAAGAAACAGTTGGGAGAGCTGATGGAGATGGGATTCGTAAGACCAAGTAGTTCACCATGGGGTGCACCGGTACtctttgtaaagaagaaggacGGTACCTTTCGGCTTTGCATCGACTACCGAGGATTGAACAAGGTAACGGTGAAGAATCGGTATCCTTTACCAAGGATCGACGAGTTGTTAGATCAACTTCGAGGAGCCACATATTTCTCGAAGATTGATTTGGCTTCAGGATATCACCAAATCCCTATAGAGGAGTCCGACATTCGGAAGACAGCCTTTAGGACAAGGTACGGCCATTACGAATTTGTggtcatgccgtttgggttaACCAACGCACCGGCAGCTTTCATGAAACTCATGAATAATGTTTTCCGAGAGCACCTGGATGAGTTTCTGATTGTGTTCATAGACGATATTTTGGTTTACTCGAAGA TGAGTAAAGAGGAGCATGCCGCACATTTGAGGATAGTGCTAGAAAAGTTGAAGGAGCAGAAGCTTTTCGCCAAGCtaagcaagtgtagtttttggaaGCGCGAAATTGGGTTCTTAGGGCATGTAGTATCGGACAAAGGAGTGTCCGTGGATCAGGAGAAGATTCGATCCATAGCAGAGTGGCCTAGACCATGGAACGCCTCCGAGATTAGAAGCTTCCTAGGATTGGCCGGATACTATCGACGATTTGTGAAAGGGTTCGCAAGCATGGCGCAGCCGCTGACCAAGCTAACCGGAAAGGACGAACCGTATGTGTGGTCGGCTGAGTGCGAAAAGAGTTTCTCGAGACTTAAGGATATGCTGACTAGTGCTCCGGTGTTGGCACTACCGGATCCGGACGAGTCGTACGTAGTATACACGGACGCGTCGGGTCAAGGTTTGGGATGTGTACTTATGCAGAATGGGAAGGTGATAGCTTATGCGTCTAGACAATTGAGGAAGCATGAAGCGAATTACCCAACTCATAATCTGGAGATGGCAGCTGTAGTATTTGCACTAAAGATTTGGAGGTCCTACTTGTATGGTGGTAAGGTGCAAATATACACGGACCACAAGAGCTTACAGTACATCTTTACTCAGTCAGAACTGAACCTACGCCAGCGGAGATGGATGGAGTTAGTCGCGGACTACGACCTAGAGATCAGTTACCATCCGGGTAAAGCTAATTTAGTAGCAGACGCCTTGAGTAGAAGAGGGTCGGCTATCAGTGCTGAGAAAGAAGTTGAGGACTTAGTTGGTATGATCAGAATCTAG
- the LOC104748796 gene encoding uncharacterized protein LOC104748796: MDETTEKIKILKLKMKEAQDRQKSYADKRRRELEFQVGDMVYLKTVTYKGKDRVALNTKLTPRYMGPYRILERIGPTAYKLELPPAMSAFHPVFHVSMLRKCITGRENVISEPSPDLQVNMTIIGRPVRITGTKMRGPHKKKKTKLIQVVWDCEGIEETTWEPEEVMKVNFKKWFDKREIPRKESKDSRMNQS; the protein is encoded by the coding sequence ATGGACGAAACGACCGAGAAGATCAAAATCTTGAAGCTGAagatgaaggaagctcaagaCAGACAGAAAAGCTATGCGGATAAGCGCCGAAGGGAGttggagtttcaggttggagatatgGTTTATCTCAAAACCGTGACTTATAAGGGTAAGGATCGGGTAGCACTGAACACTAAGTTGACGCCTAGATACATGGGACCGTACCGAATCCTGGAAAGGATTGGTCCGACGGCCTACAAGTTGGAGTTACCTCCGGCTATGTCAGCTTTTCATCCGGtgtttcatgtgtcgatgctaaGGAAATGCATCACGGGACGGGAGAATGTGATCTCCGAACCCTCTCCAGACCTGCAAGTGAATATGACCATCATCGGTCGGCCAGTTCGGATAACTGGTACAAAGATGAGAGGTCcgcataagaagaagaagacaaagttaATTCAGGTCGTATGGGATTGTGAAGGGATAGAGGAGACGACTTGGGAACCAGAAGAAGTTATGAAAGTGaacttcaagaagtggttcgataAAAGAGAGATTCCTCGTAAGGAAAGCAAAGATTCGAGAATGAATCAGTCCTAA
- the LOC104747547 gene encoding protein SUPPRESSOR OF NIM1 1-like gives MAPPVKLPWELEEDILSRLPPHSLVRFRSISRKCNSLFNDKSFINNHLSRSRPQFILLTTSKIYSINIIDHDSIDPTIEVREIPSFSYIPNRETNYNHRTIVTTCDEFLLCNYRFVENKTALWNPWLRQVRWIEYGDKEFRVFGLGYDNTRPEKVYKILGYLFCHRKFLSDQKVGIYECASNLLRFINRPEDDDFPISEVAKISNVSLNGNIYWITWGRSETNEYYYIRMFDFSTEKFKPLCLLPCQKNPHINEIILAVYKGDRFSLLEQCGVTREIGIWVTKERISKNNGDGGREGVVWIKLMTLSTTNLPKLYSEHVYRASYFIYEKTLVMCRGDDETGVACIYIVREDQCKKIEIGPRIGKCCHCVYTPNLVSLPLFGG, from the coding sequence ATGGCTCCGCCGGTGAAGCTTCCGTGGGAATTAGAGGAAGACATACTCTCTCGTCTCCCACCTCACTCTCTCGTTCGGTTCAGAAGCATATCTAGAAAGTGCAACTCTCTTTTCAACGACAAGTCTTTCATCAACAATCACTTGTCTCGCTCCCGTCCCCAGTTCATCCTCTTGACCACTTCCAAGATTTATTCAATCAACATCATCGATCACGACAGCATCGATCCAACGATAGAGGTGCGTGAGATACCCTCCTTCTCTTATATTCCAAACCGAGAAACAAATTACAATCATAGAACCATCGTGACTACTTGCGATGAGTTCTTGCTTTGTAACTATCGGTTTGTGGAGAACAAGACAGCTCTTTGGAATCCATGGTTGAGACAGGTTAGATGGATCGAGTATGGGGATAAAGAGTTCCGTGTTTTCGGGTTAGGATACGATAATACTAGACCCGAAAAGGTATACAAGATCTTGGGCTATTTGTTTTGTCACCGTAAATTCTTGAGTGATCAGAAAGTTGGGATCTACGAGTGTGCTTCCAACTTGTTGAGGTTTATTAATAGACCTGAGGATGACGACTTCCCCATATCTGAAGTGGCTAAAATATCAAATGTGTCATTGAATGGAAACATCTACTGGATTACTTGGGGTAGGTCTGAGACTAATGAGTACTACTACATCCGAATGTTTGATTTCTCGACGGAGAAATTCAAACCATTATGTCTCCTTCCGTGTCAAAAGAACCCTCATATTAATGAAATTATCCTCGCGGTTTATAAGGGAGATCGGTTTTCGTTGTTAGAGCAATGCGGTGTAACAAGGGAGATTGGGATATGGGTAACTAAGGAGAGGATTAGTAAGAACAATGGGGATGGTGGCCGAGAAGGCGTGGTTTGGATAAAGTTGATGACCTTGTCAACAACTAACTTGCCAAAGCTATATAGTGAGCATGTTTATCGCGCTAGTTACTTCATTTATGAGAAGACATTAGTCATGTGTCGTGGCGACGATGAAACTGGAGTGGCTTGCATCTATATCGTGAGGGAAGATCAGTGCAAGAAGATTGAAATAGGTCCTCGGATTGGTAAGTGTTGTCACTGTGTTTATACTCCAAATTTGGTCTCGCTTCCTTTATTTGGAGGTTAG